A genomic segment from Streptomyces sp. NBC_01233 encodes:
- the rsmI gene encoding 16S rRNA (cytidine(1402)-2'-O)-methyltransferase, which translates to MTTDQPRGTQPTSTTAAAEGPKGTLVLAGTPIGDLADAPPRLAAELERADVIAAEDTRRLRRLTQGLGVHTTGRVLSYFEGNESARTPELVEALAGGARVLLVTDAGMPSVSDPGYRLVAAAVEKDIKVTAVPGPSAVLTALAMSGLPVDRFCFEGFLPRKAGERLGRLREVEGERRTLVYFEAPHRLDDTLAAMAEVFGAERRAAVCRELTKTYEEVKRGGLGELAAWAAEGVRGEITVVVEGAPAAGPGDVDAEELVRRVQVREEAGERRKEAIAAVAAEAGVPKREVFDAVVAAKNAAQKVP; encoded by the coding sequence GTGACAACTGACCAGCCCCGCGGTACCCAGCCCACCTCCACCACCGCCGCGGCCGAAGGCCCGAAGGGCACGCTCGTCCTCGCCGGCACCCCCATCGGCGACCTCGCCGACGCCCCGCCGCGCCTCGCGGCCGAGCTGGAGCGGGCCGACGTGATCGCCGCCGAGGACACCCGGCGGCTGCGCCGGCTGACCCAGGGACTCGGCGTGCACACCACCGGGCGCGTCCTCTCGTACTTCGAGGGCAACGAGTCCGCGCGCACCCCCGAACTGGTCGAGGCCCTGGCCGGCGGCGCGCGCGTGCTGCTCGTGACCGACGCCGGCATGCCCTCGGTCTCCGACCCCGGCTACCGGCTGGTCGCCGCCGCCGTGGAGAAGGACATCAAGGTCACCGCCGTCCCCGGGCCGTCCGCCGTGCTCACCGCGCTGGCGATGTCCGGGCTGCCGGTGGACCGGTTCTGCTTCGAGGGGTTCCTGCCGCGCAAGGCGGGCGAGCGCCTCGGCCGGCTGCGCGAGGTCGAGGGCGAGCGGCGCACGCTCGTCTACTTCGAGGCCCCGCACCGGCTCGACGACACCCTCGCCGCGATGGCCGAGGTCTTCGGCGCCGAGCGGCGGGCCGCGGTCTGCCGCGAGCTGACGAAGACGTACGAGGAGGTCAAGCGCGGCGGGCTCGGCGAGCTCGCGGCCTGGGCCGCCGAAGGGGTGCGCGGGGAGATCACCGTCGTCGTGGAGGGCGCCCCCGCCGCCGGACCCGGCGACGTGGACGCCGAGGAGCTGGTGCGCCGGGTACAGGTGCGCGAGGAGGCGGGGGAGCGGCGCAAGGAGGCCATCGCGGCGGTCGCGGCCGAGGCCGGGGTACCCAAGCGCGAGGTGTTCGACGCCGTGGTCGCGGCAAAGAATGCGGCACAAAAGGTGCCGTGA
- a CDS encoding dolichyl-phosphate-mannose--protein mannosyltransferase: protein MTSTATPSPSPAGAPAASPAGREVEPPTWLRRLRGFGYAPAAAASPRADVRTRLVPPYAKPSRQLWLTFGLPPETWGIWQRIFSWAGPLLVALVAGVLRFVHLGSPKAVIFDETYYAKDAWATVRQGYEASWPKDVDKSILANPDGVALPLDPGYVVHPPVGKWVIGLGEWMFGFTPFGWRFMTAVLGTLSVLMLCRIGRRLFRSTFLGCLAGALLAVDGLHLVMSRTALLDLVLMFFVLAAFGALLIDRDRARARLADALPVDEEGRTRPDTKIAESLRLGWRPYRILAGVCLGLAAGTKWNGFVVLAFFGVLTVLWDAAARRTAGAGAPYAAMLRRDALPAFVSTVPVAIVTYVASWSGWIFSPDNGKGGYLRDWAAKNDQNSALSFLPEWLRSLWHYETEVYKFHVGLTSGHTYESNPWSWLVLGRPVSYFYESPEPGTDGCPATEAGKCAREVLALGTPLLWWAGCFALLYVLWRWFFRRDWRAGAIACAVAAGLLPWFNYQERTIFYFYAVVFVPYLCLAVAMMIGALLGPAGSSERRRALGAIGAGALVLLIVWNFIYFWPIYTGQTLPMDSWRGRMWLDTWV from the coding sequence GTGACCAGTACCGCGACGCCGTCGCCCAGCCCCGCGGGGGCCCCTGCCGCCTCGCCGGCGGGGCGCGAAGTAGAGCCGCCCACCTGGCTGCGCCGGCTGCGCGGCTTCGGCTACGCGCCGGCCGCCGCCGCGTCGCCGCGCGCGGACGTCCGCACCCGGCTGGTGCCCCCGTACGCCAAGCCGTCCCGGCAGCTGTGGCTGACCTTCGGTCTGCCGCCCGAGACGTGGGGGATCTGGCAGCGCATCTTCTCGTGGGCGGGGCCGCTCCTGGTGGCGCTGGTCGCCGGGGTGCTGCGGTTCGTGCACCTGGGCAGCCCGAAGGCGGTGATATTCGACGAGACGTACTACGCCAAGGACGCCTGGGCCACGGTCCGGCAGGGCTACGAGGCGAGCTGGCCCAAGGACGTCGACAAGTCGATCCTCGCCAACCCGGACGGGGTCGCGCTCCCCCTGGACCCGGGCTACGTGGTGCACCCGCCCGTCGGGAAGTGGGTCATCGGGCTCGGCGAGTGGATGTTCGGCTTCACCCCCTTCGGCTGGCGGTTCATGACCGCCGTGCTCGGCACCCTGTCGGTGCTGATGCTGTGCCGGATCGGGCGCCGCCTCTTCCGCTCGACCTTCCTGGGATGTCTGGCGGGCGCGCTGCTCGCGGTGGACGGCCTGCACCTGGTGATGAGCCGCACCGCGCTGCTGGACCTGGTGCTGATGTTCTTCGTGCTCGCCGCGTTCGGGGCGCTGCTCATCGACCGCGACCGGGCCAGGGCCCGACTCGCGGACGCGCTGCCGGTGGACGAGGAGGGCCGGACCCGGCCCGACACGAAGATCGCCGAGTCGCTGCGGCTGGGCTGGCGGCCGTACCGGATCCTGGCCGGGGTCTGCCTGGGGCTGGCCGCGGGCACGAAGTGGAACGGCTTCGTCGTCCTGGCCTTCTTCGGGGTCCTCACCGTGCTGTGGGACGCGGCCGCGCGCCGCACCGCGGGCGCGGGAGCCCCGTACGCGGCCATGCTGCGCCGCGACGCGCTGCCGGCCTTCGTGTCCACGGTGCCGGTCGCGATCGTGACGTACGTGGCCTCGTGGTCGGGCTGGATCTTCAGCCCGGACAACGGCAAGGGCGGCTACCTGCGCGACTGGGCGGCCAAGAACGACCAGAACAGCGCGCTGTCGTTCCTGCCGGAATGGCTGCGCAGCCTGTGGCACTACGAGACCGAGGTCTACAAGTTCCACGTCGGGCTGACCTCGGGGCACACCTACGAGTCGAACCCGTGGAGCTGGCTGGTCCTCGGCCGGCCCGTCTCCTATTTCTACGAGTCCCCCGAGCCGGGCACCGACGGCTGCCCGGCGACCGAGGCGGGCAAGTGCGCCCGCGAGGTGCTGGCGCTGGGCACCCCGCTGCTGTGGTGGGCAGGCTGCTTCGCGCTGCTGTACGTGCTGTGGCGGTGGTTCTTCCGCCGCGACTGGCGGGCGGGCGCGATCGCGTGCGCGGTGGCCGCGGGTCTGCTGCCCTGGTTCAACTACCAGGAGCGGACGATCTTCTACTTCTACGCGGTGGTCTTCGTCCCGTACCTGTGCCTGGCGGTGGCGATGATGATCGGCGCCCTGCTGGGCCCGGCGGGCTCGTCCGAACGACGGCGCGCGCTGGGCGCGATCGGGGCAGGGGCACTGGTCCTGCTGATCGTGTGGAACTTCATCTACTTCTGGCCCATCTACACGGGCCAGACCCTCCCGATGGACTCCTGGCGCGGCCGCATGTGGCTGGACACCTGGGTGTAG
- a CDS encoding GntR family transcriptional regulator gives MTNPSPRGTYLTISEALRARIAEGAYPDGLPSEAEIGRDFGVARTTVRRALRALEEAGDVTTVAGVGRQVGGGSQVAPYRRIMADLLDRIRTGELPAGARLPSESELSETYGVARGTVRRAVHELEGAGHVHAQHGVGRFVGPAS, from the coding sequence GTGACGAACCCCAGCCCTCGTGGGACGTACTTGACGATCTCTGAGGCTCTGCGGGCAAGGATCGCCGAGGGGGCCTACCCCGATGGCCTTCCGTCCGAAGCGGAGATCGGGCGGGACTTCGGCGTGGCCCGTACTACCGTCCGCCGCGCGCTCCGCGCCCTGGAGGAAGCAGGTGACGTGACCACCGTCGCCGGGGTCGGCCGCCAGGTCGGCGGCGGGTCACAGGTGGCGCCGTACCGTCGGATCATGGCGGACCTTCTGGACCGCATTCGGACGGGTGAACTGCCCGCCGGCGCTCGGCTTCCGAGCGAGTCCGAACTCTCCGAGACCTACGGAGTCGCGCGGGGCACCGTCCGCCGCGCCGTGCACGAACTCGAAGGCGCCGGGCACGTTCACGCTCAGCACGGAGTCGGGCGGTTCGTGGGCCCGGCGTCCTGA
- a CDS encoding HD domain-containing protein: protein MQLAKWAHDLAESLLAESLPTRWAHSQRVYFQALTLAPALGEDAELLAAAAIAHDVGYARAAVDTGQHMIDGARYLRDVVGADPRLCSIVAFHTSSPWEASELGLSEMLAEFGPAEPVLVDAITYCDLTSSPVGALVDPAERLTEVLDRYGPEHVVFRAVSAARPELLARVARVRQRSFETEQSKLS from the coding sequence ATGCAGTTGGCCAAGTGGGCTCACGATCTCGCGGAGTCCCTGCTTGCCGAAAGCCTGCCGACCCGGTGGGCCCATTCACAGCGCGTCTACTTCCAGGCCCTGACGCTGGCCCCGGCACTTGGCGAGGATGCGGAGCTGCTGGCCGCCGCGGCCATCGCGCACGACGTCGGATACGCCCGCGCGGCGGTGGACACGGGGCAGCACATGATCGACGGAGCGCGCTATCTGCGCGACGTGGTGGGTGCCGACCCCCGGCTGTGCAGCATCGTGGCCTTCCACACGTCTTCCCCCTGGGAGGCCTCCGAGCTGGGGCTGAGCGAGATGCTGGCGGAGTTCGGCCCCGCAGAGCCCGTGCTGGTGGACGCGATCACCTACTGCGACTTGACCAGCAGCCCCGTGGGCGCGCTCGTGGATCCGGCGGAGCGGCTGACGGAGGTTCTCGACCGGTACGGCCCGGAACACGTCGTGTTCCGGGCCGTATCCGCGGCTCGGCCCGAGCTGCTAGCCCGGGTCGCCCGGGTGCGTCAGCGCAGCTTCGAGACGGAGCAGTCCAAGCTCAGCTGA
- a CDS encoding NUDIX domain-containing protein: MSRRTDYFNDPNAPKANSIVPAVTAFVVNDAGDVLMERRSDNGRWGMPGGVQEIGENIAGTVVREVLEETGIQVEVVGLVGIFTDPGHVIAFADGEVRQEFSLCFRARPVSGEIRVSSESLEVRWIPRAEIESLDVSPTTRRRLEEGFRDSSVPRIS, translated from the coding sequence ATGAGTCGCCGTACTGACTACTTCAACGATCCCAACGCGCCGAAAGCCAACAGCATCGTGCCTGCGGTGACGGCATTCGTCGTCAACGATGCGGGTGATGTGCTGATGGAGCGGCGATCGGACAACGGCCGGTGGGGCATGCCGGGGGGCGTCCAGGAGATCGGGGAGAACATCGCGGGGACGGTCGTCCGGGAGGTCCTGGAGGAAACCGGGATCCAGGTCGAGGTGGTCGGCCTGGTAGGTATCTTTACCGACCCCGGCCATGTCATCGCGTTCGCGGACGGCGAGGTTCGTCAGGAGTTCTCGCTCTGCTTCCGGGCCCGACCGGTCAGTGGCGAGATCAGGGTGAGTTCGGAATCCCTGGAGGTGCGGTGGATTCCCCGCGCAGAAATCGAGTCTCTTGACGTATCGCCCACCACGCGCCGGCGGCTGGAGGAAGGCTTCCGCGACTCGTCCGTCCCCCGGATCAGCTGA
- a CDS encoding XRE family transcriptional regulator, which yields MANERLRSAMLTQGVAVDALAEHLGVDPKTVERWITKGRAPYRRHRLAISAFLREDEGYLWPDGLPDGQRKDAADAEVLKVYPHRSYVPADLWLQLFGRAEREIGVLVHAGVFLAENPRWPQLLRLKAAGGVRARILLGDPDSPEIRRRGDEEEIGEGVAYKVREVMKLYRPLYSVSGIEFRLHRSTLHNSLYRSDDEWLVNTQVYGVSAPLTPVLHLRKVAGAELVSTYQQSFEKVWSEAVPIER from the coding sequence ATGGCGAACGAGCGGTTAAGGTCCGCGATGCTGACGCAAGGCGTCGCCGTGGATGCCCTGGCGGAGCACCTTGGGGTCGACCCCAAGACGGTGGAACGCTGGATCACCAAAGGGAGGGCGCCGTACCGGCGGCACCGCCTTGCCATCTCGGCCTTCCTTCGGGAGGACGAGGGCTATCTGTGGCCCGATGGCCTGCCGGATGGGCAGCGTAAGGACGCTGCGGATGCCGAGGTGTTGAAGGTCTACCCGCATCGTTCCTACGTGCCGGCGGACCTATGGCTCCAGCTGTTCGGGCGGGCGGAACGGGAGATCGGCGTGCTGGTGCACGCGGGTGTCTTCCTCGCTGAGAATCCGCGCTGGCCGCAGCTGCTCAGGTTGAAAGCGGCAGGCGGTGTCCGGGCCCGCATCCTGCTTGGAGACCCGGACAGCCCAGAGATCCGGCGCCGAGGGGATGAAGAGGAAATCGGCGAAGGCGTGGCCTACAAGGTTCGCGAGGTGATGAAGCTCTATCGCCCCCTTTACTCGGTTTCGGGGATCGAATTCCGGCTTCACAGGTCGACTCTGCATAACTCGCTCTACCGGTCGGATGACGAGTGGCTGGTGAACACGCAGGTGTACGGGGTGAGCGCGCCCCTGACGCCGGTCCTCCATCTGCGCAAGGTCGCCGGTGCTGAGCTGGTCTCCACATATCAGCAGAGCTTCGAGAAAGTCTGGTCCGAAGCTGTCCCCATTGAAAGGTGA
- a CDS encoding DUF6284 family protein, producing the protein MKHIAALHNLVTPWSDGLEPSDAELDAIEWEMPLILAEVELVDARIAVLDRPATELDERRIRRARRKVLAVRRALTNRAAAAVSMPGGAA; encoded by the coding sequence ATGAAGCACATCGCTGCACTTCACAACCTCGTTACCCCGTGGTCGGACGGCTTGGAGCCGTCGGACGCGGAGCTGGACGCGATCGAGTGGGAGATGCCGCTGATCCTGGCGGAGGTCGAACTGGTCGACGCGCGGATCGCCGTACTGGACCGGCCGGCCACCGAGCTGGACGAGCGGCGGATCCGCCGGGCCCGTCGCAAGGTGCTGGCCGTACGGCGGGCGTTGACCAACCGGGCCGCCGCTGCGGTGAGCATGCCGGGTGGTGCCGCATGA
- a CDS encoding DUF6303 family protein: protein MMPSARLANGYSGEWEVYVVTNGTPSQDWPEHDFGRSTPVPTLAERAAALAGLGYEGADGAEWEWQEFHGDATDRVRLLAALDVRPIEDSR, encoded by the coding sequence ATGATGCCCAGTGCCCGCCTCGCGAACGGCTACTCCGGGGAGTGGGAGGTCTACGTCGTTACGAACGGCACCCCCTCGCAGGACTGGCCGGAGCACGACTTCGGCCGTTCCACTCCCGTCCCCACCCTCGCTGAGCGCGCTGCCGCTCTGGCCGGTCTCGGCTACGAGGGCGCGGACGGGGCGGAGTGGGAGTGGCAGGAATTCCACGGCGACGCCACGGACCGGGTCCGCCTACTCGCTGCGCTCGACGTCCGCCCGATCGAGGACAGCCGGTGA